One stretch of Corvus hawaiiensis isolate bCorHaw1 chromosome 1, bCorHaw1.pri.cur, whole genome shotgun sequence DNA includes these proteins:
- the ENKUR gene encoding enkurin isoform X1, which translates to MATQSAQKGASDPPPRPEQPGKPARYISKYREFVKHEAVKNKSQWKTMGPAKVAVPSPNDFLQKHSKEPKLAPKKKEEDGKKLLPLSVPQRTYRPVIRIKKNFIIKNAVAVIRGVPKKPRPFCVDTRQGDKYPLEPSGLVPKYIKKKNYGVTPKYVTRRNEEIKREEEEYEASVLEQLKKKAMKTLSDEERTNILKALKKNWEEINHAYQGLPVLTDTRYKKIHKEELELKLKQLEHDIAAIEKHKNIYIADV; encoded by the exons ATGGCCACGCAGAGTGCCCAGAAGGGCGCCTCTGACCCCCCACCCCGGCCGGAGCAGCCCGGCAAACCTGCCAG GTATATATCCAAATATAGAGAATTTGTGAAACATgaagcagtgaaaaataaatctcagtGGAAAACTATGGGGCCAGCAAAAGTTGCAGTGCCATCTCCAAATGATTTTCTGCAGAAACATTCCAAGGAACCCAAGCTAGCACCAA aaaaaaaagaagaggatgGTAAAAAATTGCTTCCATTATCAGTGCCACAGAGGACATACCGCCCAGTTATTCgaattaaaaagaattttataattaaaaatgcagttgcTGTTATCAGGGGGGTGCCTAAAAAGCCTCGACCTTTTTGTGTTGATACAAGACAGGGAGATAAATATCCCCTTGAACCTTCAGGACTTGTtccaaaatacattaaaaaaaag AATTATGGTGTTACACCAAAATATGTGACACggagaaatgaagaaattaagagagaggaggaagagtaTGAGGCCAGTGTTTTGGAGCAACTCAAGAAGAAAGCCATGAAAACTCTATCTGATGAAGAAAGGACAAATATTCTGAAG GCACTGAAAAAGAACTGGGAAGAAATAAATCATGCATATCAGGGTCTTCCAGTACTAACAGACACCAGGTACAAGAAGATACATAAAGAAGAGCTAGAATTAAAGCTGAAACAACTGGAACATGACATAGCAGCAATTGAgaagcacaaaaatatttacattgcAGATGTGTAA
- the ENKUR gene encoding enkurin isoform X3, with amino-acid sequence MATQSAQKGASDPPPRPEQPGKPARYISKYREFVKHEAVKNKSQWKTMGPAKVAVPSPNDFLQKHSKEPKLAPKKKEEDGKKLLPLSVPQRTYRPVIRIKKNFIIKNAVAVIRGVPKKPRPFCVDTRQGDKYPLEPSGLVPKYIKKKNYGVTPKYVTRRNEEIKREEEEYEASVLEQLKKKAMKTLSDEERTNILKILDAATASKLNFLIPLNWKVDRSQIPACSATVSPALVQES; translated from the exons ATGGCCACGCAGAGTGCCCAGAAGGGCGCCTCTGACCCCCCACCCCGGCCGGAGCAGCCCGGCAAACCTGCCAG GTATATATCCAAATATAGAGAATTTGTGAAACATgaagcagtgaaaaataaatctcagtGGAAAACTATGGGGCCAGCAAAAGTTGCAGTGCCATCTCCAAATGATTTTCTGCAGAAACATTCCAAGGAACCCAAGCTAGCACCAA aaaaaaaagaagaggatgGTAAAAAATTGCTTCCATTATCAGTGCCACAGAGGACATACCGCCCAGTTATTCgaattaaaaagaattttataattaaaaatgcagttgcTGTTATCAGGGGGGTGCCTAAAAAGCCTCGACCTTTTTGTGTTGATACAAGACAGGGAGATAAATATCCCCTTGAACCTTCAGGACTTGTtccaaaatacattaaaaaaaag AATTATGGTGTTACACCAAAATATGTGACACggagaaatgaagaaattaagagagaggaggaagagtaTGAGGCCAGTGTTTTGGAGCAACTCAAGAAGAAAGCCATGAAAACTCTATCTGATGAAGAAAGGACAAATATTCTGAAG ATCTTAGATGCTGCAACTGCTTCAAAGCTGAACTTTCTGATTCCTCTGAACTGGAAGGTGGACAGGAGCCAGATTCCAGCTTGCAGTGCcactgtgtcacctgctctagTACAGGAGTCATGA
- the ENKUR gene encoding enkurin isoform X2: MCIAQMMSLPHATMYISKYREFVKHEAVKNKSQWKTMGPAKVAVPSPNDFLQKHSKEPKLAPKKKEEDGKKLLPLSVPQRTYRPVIRIKKNFIIKNAVAVIRGVPKKPRPFCVDTRQGDKYPLEPSGLVPKYIKKKNYGVTPKYVTRRNEEIKREEEEYEASVLEQLKKKAMKTLSDEERTNILKALKKNWEEINHAYQGLPVLTDTRYKKIHKEELELKLKQLEHDIAAIEKHKNIYIADV, translated from the exons ATGTGTATAGCTCAAATGATGTCTTTACCTCATGCCACTAT GTATATATCCAAATATAGAGAATTTGTGAAACATgaagcagtgaaaaataaatctcagtGGAAAACTATGGGGCCAGCAAAAGTTGCAGTGCCATCTCCAAATGATTTTCTGCAGAAACATTCCAAGGAACCCAAGCTAGCACCAA aaaaaaaagaagaggatgGTAAAAAATTGCTTCCATTATCAGTGCCACAGAGGACATACCGCCCAGTTATTCgaattaaaaagaattttataattaaaaatgcagttgcTGTTATCAGGGGGGTGCCTAAAAAGCCTCGACCTTTTTGTGTTGATACAAGACAGGGAGATAAATATCCCCTTGAACCTTCAGGACTTGTtccaaaatacattaaaaaaaag AATTATGGTGTTACACCAAAATATGTGACACggagaaatgaagaaattaagagagaggaggaagagtaTGAGGCCAGTGTTTTGGAGCAACTCAAGAAGAAAGCCATGAAAACTCTATCTGATGAAGAAAGGACAAATATTCTGAAG GCACTGAAAAAGAACTGGGAAGAAATAAATCATGCATATCAGGGTCTTCCAGTACTAACAGACACCAGGTACAAGAAGATACATAAAGAAGAGCTAGAATTAAAGCTGAAACAACTGGAACATGACATAGCAGCAATTGAgaagcacaaaaatatttacattgcAGATGTGTAA
- the ENKUR gene encoding enkurin isoform X4: MGPAKVAVPSPNDFLQKHSKEPKLAPKKKEEDGKKLLPLSVPQRTYRPVIRIKKNFIIKNAVAVIRGVPKKPRPFCVDTRQGDKYPLEPSGLVPKYIKKKNYGVTPKYVTRRNEEIKREEEEYEASVLEQLKKKAMKTLSDEERTNILKALKKNWEEINHAYQGLPVLTDTRYKKIHKEELELKLKQLEHDIAAIEKHKNIYIADV, translated from the exons ATGGGGCCAGCAAAAGTTGCAGTGCCATCTCCAAATGATTTTCTGCAGAAACATTCCAAGGAACCCAAGCTAGCACCAA aaaaaaaagaagaggatgGTAAAAAATTGCTTCCATTATCAGTGCCACAGAGGACATACCGCCCAGTTATTCgaattaaaaagaattttataattaaaaatgcagttgcTGTTATCAGGGGGGTGCCTAAAAAGCCTCGACCTTTTTGTGTTGATACAAGACAGGGAGATAAATATCCCCTTGAACCTTCAGGACTTGTtccaaaatacattaaaaaaaag AATTATGGTGTTACACCAAAATATGTGACACggagaaatgaagaaattaagagagaggaggaagagtaTGAGGCCAGTGTTTTGGAGCAACTCAAGAAGAAAGCCATGAAAACTCTATCTGATGAAGAAAGGACAAATATTCTGAAG GCACTGAAAAAGAACTGGGAAGAAATAAATCATGCATATCAGGGTCTTCCAGTACTAACAGACACCAGGTACAAGAAGATACATAAAGAAGAGCTAGAATTAAAGCTGAAACAACTGGAACATGACATAGCAGCAATTGAgaagcacaaaaatatttacattgcAGATGTGTAA